Proteins encoded in a region of the Teredinibacter purpureus genome:
- a CDS encoding tetratricopeptide repeat-containing response regulator, whose amino-acid sequence MGSQIIFSKLAILVVDDFSSFRNTVNTMLTNLGVSNVGMAATAREAISYCENRRYDVILCDYNLGSGRTGQHVLEELKHRRLITRHTIFIIVSAESSRNIVMCSYDCEPDDYLMKPITAKMLEQRMGRLLQQRLVLSPAYKALDAHDYPTASEILIDLSLEEDRYSTIAQKLLGSIFIQTGELDKAERLYTRALEVRQLDWARLGLAKVKQARGELDVSGDWLDTIVDDNPLYLPAYDVLAENWRRKGELFNVQFTVQRAVDISPMSILRQKYLADVATDNNDLITAITAQRRSVKLGQLSCHGLPEDHFTFARLSSLAVEREMDVDPNISREALAILDLSKEQYELSEAQLAQCNLLTGRIHALENRQDLAQQFLQAAEDSMDDLEVGIKIDLDRLLALQSMNLTEKFDELLLQLKDKYADDQSALEQLDVFLNEPASDSNREFVAAINREGIELYNGGEFDNALACFEKARKLFPKHVGIQLNIVQALIGKMKMGTADPVHSKECSSSLDLVSSLIDEGHPQFDRFRRLRTMASAY is encoded by the coding sequence GTGGGTAGTCAGATAATTTTCTCAAAGCTCGCTATTTTGGTCGTCGACGACTTCAGTAGCTTTCGCAATACGGTTAACACGATGTTAACCAACCTAGGCGTGTCGAATGTCGGCATGGCGGCAACCGCACGGGAAGCAATCTCTTATTGTGAAAATCGTCGCTATGACGTAATTCTTTGTGATTATAATCTTGGTAGTGGGCGTACAGGGCAGCATGTTCTCGAGGAGCTAAAGCATCGAAGGCTCATTACTCGCCACACGATTTTTATTATTGTATCGGCTGAATCGAGTAGAAATATTGTTATGTGCTCGTATGACTGTGAGCCTGACGATTATCTAATGAAGCCCATAACAGCAAAAATGCTCGAACAACGAATGGGTCGGCTTCTGCAGCAACGTTTAGTGCTGTCACCCGCTTATAAGGCACTTGATGCGCATGATTACCCGACAGCGTCAGAAATATTGATAGATCTTTCGCTAGAAGAGGATCGCTATTCAACGATAGCCCAAAAACTTTTGGGTTCAATTTTTATTCAAACCGGTGAACTGGATAAGGCTGAGCGATTGTATACCCGTGCGCTAGAAGTTCGGCAATTAGATTGGGCGAGATTAGGCCTCGCAAAAGTAAAGCAAGCGCGTGGAGAGTTGGATGTTTCAGGAGACTGGTTAGATACTATAGTGGATGATAACCCACTCTACCTCCCTGCGTATGATGTGCTAGCTGAAAATTGGCGACGTAAAGGTGAATTGTTTAATGTGCAGTTTACGGTTCAGCGTGCAGTTGATATTTCTCCTATGTCCATATTGCGTCAAAAATACCTCGCCGATGTTGCAACCGACAACAATGATTTAATAACGGCTATTACGGCACAGCGTCGTTCCGTAAAACTAGGGCAACTGTCTTGTCATGGTTTACCAGAAGATCACTTTACATTTGCTCGGCTTTCGTCACTCGCAGTCGAAAGAGAGATGGACGTCGACCCGAATATTAGTAGGGAAGCGTTAGCTATTCTGGATCTTTCGAAAGAGCAGTATGAACTTTCTGAGGCGCAGTTGGCGCAATGTAATTTATTGACCGGTCGCATACACGCACTTGAGAACCGTCAAGATCTCGCGCAACAGTTCCTCCAAGCAGCAGAAGACTCTATGGATGATCTTGAGGTGGGTATCAAAATCGATTTGGATCGACTTCTAGCACTACAGTCGATGAACCTTACCGAAAAATTTGATGAGCTACTGCTACAGCTTAAAGATAAATATGCTGATGACCAATCTGCACTGGAACAGTTAGATGTATTCTTAAATGAACCCGCGAGTGATAGTAATAGAGAATTTGTGGCGGCAATCAACCGTGAAGGTATCGAGTTGTACAACGGTGGTGAGTTCGACAATGCACTAGCATGTTTTGAAAAAGCGCGAAAACTATTTCCAAAGCATGTGGGTATTCAGTTGAATATTGTTCAGGCCCTAATAGGGAAAATGAAAATGGGTACGGCGGATCCCGTTCACTCAAAAGAGTGTAGTTCCTCGCTTGATCTAGTGTCGTCGCTTATTGACGAGGGACACCCTCAATTTGATCGTTTTCGGCGCCTACGCACAATGGCGAGTGCCTACTGA
- a CDS encoding sensor histidine kinase yields MRDNNNTIDFAMVLASSVHDMKNSVGMLLASLESVIEEAPPTNDTQARRFSTLHYEASRINSELIQLLTIYRMQNDVLPVHIDEHYIVDVLEDQIARNHMLMETKGLGVTLECDSELHWYFDNDLIGSVIHNVVVNCARYTSSALLIQATIEDDMLCVLVADDGPGYPPSMLRRPAGIVTEDVEVSKGGTQLGLYFAEKIASFHTQNNRNGYIELDNKGPLGGGVFKLFLP; encoded by the coding sequence ATGAGAGATAATAATAACACTATAGATTTCGCAATGGTGCTGGCATCAAGCGTGCACGATATGAAAAACTCTGTGGGAATGCTGCTGGCCTCTTTAGAGTCGGTCATTGAAGAAGCCCCTCCCACGAACGATACTCAAGCGAGGCGGTTTTCGACATTACATTACGAAGCCTCGCGAATTAACAGCGAGCTTATACAGCTGTTAACAATTTATCGCATGCAAAATGATGTGTTACCAGTGCACATAGATGAGCACTACATCGTTGATGTTCTTGAGGATCAAATAGCCCGTAACCATATGCTGATGGAAACAAAAGGGCTGGGCGTTACGTTGGAATGTGATTCGGAATTACATTGGTATTTCGATAACGATCTAATTGGCAGTGTTATTCACAATGTGGTTGTTAATTGCGCTCGTTACACGAGCAGTGCTTTGCTTATTCAAGCCACAATAGAAGACGATATGTTATGTGTGCTGGTAGCCGATGATGGCCCCGGTTACCCCCCCAGCATGTTGCGTAGACCCGCAGGAATAGTGACCGAGGATGTAGAGGTGAGTAAAGGCGGTACTCAGTTAGGCTTATATTTTGCAGAGAAAATAGCCAGTTTTCATACACAGAACAATCGCAATGGTTACATAGAGCTCGACAATAAAGGGCCGCTTGGTGGTGGAGTCTTTAAACTTTTCTTGCCTTAG
- a CDS encoding insulinase family protein: MASTSPKHHPAFTLKRQQTVESLNLEVLEFEHNATGAQHIHLNSESDENVFLVALRTVPKDSTGVAHILEHTALCGSEKYPVRDPFFMMTRRSLNTFMNAFTSSDWTAYPFASLNRKDFNNLLDVYLDAVFFSQLDPLDFAQEGHRLEFEEPDNSDSPLVYKGVVYNEMKGAMSSVPSQLWQTLTKHLFPTSTYHFNSGGDPESIPDLTYEQLVGFYRTHYHPSNAIFMTYGNISALEHQTRFEEQALSKFKRLDYSVSVDDEKRYYAPVRVQESYPYTEDDAEHRTHVVMAWLLGKSTDLEDSLKAQLLSSVLLDNSATPLMHVLESTELGNGPSPLCGLDDSQLELSFLCGLEGCEKHSAEEIEALIVETLQDVAQNGIPQEDIESALHQLELHQREIGGDSYPYGLQLILTALNTATHRGNPVQLLNIDASLNQLRKDIQDPDFIPSLVRDLLLNNPHRVRLTMHPDANINTLKEQAEKKHLETLKASLSVEEKQHIIHQAHALKERQDAKDDPEILPKVTLDDVPKSEVEIPPNIDTGYNRKLSSYAAGTNGLVYQQFIYDLPTLSAEQLQLMPLYTSCIGELGAGDKDYLDLQRWQASVSGSVNVFSSIRGQIDDIHSVQGHLTFSGKALNRNHKPLCDLMQTIMTSARFDETPRIREIIAQIRAHREQGITGNGHGLAMLAATAGFSANAQLSHQLSGLAGIQSIKNLDADIKASENALTAFANSLGNLHSHVTNTSSQTLLVGESAMLEGFSHNLEGILNAPIPEPSAPFSMPVTTRNVAEMWLTNSQVNFCAKAYATVPSSHPDAATLVVLGGFLRNGFLHKTIREQGGAYGGGASQDSNNGAFRFYSYRDPRMEETLNDFDRAIDWMLSEKHSSQHLEEAILGIISSIDKSESPAGRAKRLFHADLHGRGIAYRQQMRERILNTTISDLQRVAETYLQSQSAHTVVISDYANRNKAEKLGLSVFDI, from the coding sequence ATGGCATCAACATCTCCAAAACATCATCCAGCATTTACGCTAAAACGCCAACAAACGGTTGAATCCCTTAATCTTGAGGTTCTTGAGTTTGAGCATAACGCAACAGGCGCGCAGCATATTCACTTAAACTCAGAATCCGATGAAAATGTATTTTTAGTCGCATTACGAACAGTGCCTAAAGATTCGACGGGAGTCGCTCACATATTGGAACATACAGCGCTCTGCGGTAGCGAAAAATACCCTGTGCGAGACCCGTTCTTTATGATGACCCGACGGTCACTGAACACTTTCATGAATGCCTTTACCAGTTCCGACTGGACAGCCTACCCCTTCGCAAGTTTAAACCGAAAAGACTTTAATAACCTTTTAGACGTCTATTTGGACGCTGTATTTTTTTCGCAATTAGACCCTCTAGATTTCGCCCAAGAGGGACATCGCCTAGAGTTTGAAGAGCCTGACAACAGTGATTCGCCGCTTGTGTACAAAGGGGTTGTTTATAATGAGATGAAAGGCGCTATGAGCTCTGTTCCGTCCCAGTTATGGCAAACACTCACCAAACACCTATTCCCTACCAGTACCTATCATTTTAATAGCGGTGGCGACCCCGAATCCATCCCCGATCTAACCTATGAACAACTCGTTGGCTTTTATCGCACCCATTATCACCCCAGTAATGCCATATTTATGACCTACGGTAATATTTCGGCGTTAGAGCATCAAACACGTTTCGAAGAACAAGCATTATCCAAATTTAAGCGATTAGACTATAGCGTTTCAGTGGACGATGAAAAACGGTATTACGCTCCTGTTCGCGTTCAAGAATCCTATCCCTACACCGAAGATGATGCCGAGCACCGTACCCATGTTGTTATGGCGTGGCTGTTAGGAAAAAGTACAGACTTAGAAGACTCATTAAAAGCTCAGCTTTTATCTAGTGTGTTATTGGATAATAGTGCAACGCCGCTCATGCACGTATTGGAATCGACTGAACTCGGAAATGGCCCTTCGCCACTTTGTGGCCTCGATGACTCACAGCTTGAGCTCTCATTTTTGTGTGGATTGGAAGGTTGTGAAAAACACAGTGCTGAAGAAATTGAAGCCCTCATTGTGGAAACTTTACAAGACGTTGCACAAAACGGCATTCCTCAAGAAGATATAGAATCTGCGTTACACCAGCTGGAATTACATCAACGCGAGATTGGTGGCGATAGCTACCCCTACGGGTTACAACTTATTCTCACGGCACTTAATACTGCGACACACCGTGGAAACCCAGTACAGCTGCTTAATATTGACGCTTCACTTAATCAATTACGCAAAGATATTCAAGACCCCGATTTCATTCCGTCACTCGTGCGAGATTTACTGCTCAATAATCCCCATAGAGTGCGCCTCACGATGCACCCCGACGCAAACATCAATACTCTTAAAGAGCAAGCCGAAAAGAAACACCTCGAAACACTCAAAGCATCACTTTCGGTGGAAGAAAAACAGCACATTATTCACCAGGCTCATGCCCTTAAAGAGCGTCAAGATGCAAAAGACGACCCCGAAATCCTCCCAAAAGTAACCTTAGACGATGTCCCAAAATCGGAAGTTGAAATTCCCCCTAACATTGACACAGGGTACAACCGAAAACTGAGCAGTTATGCTGCCGGCACTAACGGATTGGTTTACCAGCAATTCATTTACGATTTACCAACATTGAGCGCCGAGCAATTGCAGTTAATGCCGTTATATACCAGCTGCATTGGTGAACTCGGGGCGGGCGATAAAGATTATTTAGACCTCCAGCGTTGGCAAGCGAGTGTGAGTGGCAGTGTGAACGTTTTCAGTTCTATTCGCGGTCAAATAGACGATATACATTCCGTACAGGGACACCTAACGTTCTCAGGAAAAGCGTTAAATCGTAACCACAAGCCCTTGTGTGATTTGATGCAAACTATCATGACCTCCGCCCGCTTTGATGAAACGCCACGCATACGAGAAATTATTGCGCAAATACGCGCACATCGAGAACAAGGTATAACGGGCAATGGGCACGGGCTGGCTATGCTTGCAGCTACCGCCGGTTTTTCCGCAAATGCACAGCTGAGCCATCAGCTTTCGGGCCTCGCGGGCATTCAATCCATTAAAAATCTTGACGCCGATATTAAGGCGTCTGAAAACGCACTTACCGCGTTCGCCAATTCACTGGGCAACCTTCATTCGCACGTGACAAATACCAGTAGCCAAACATTATTGGTGGGCGAAAGCGCTATGCTCGAGGGGTTTAGCCATAATCTAGAGGGTATCCTTAACGCCCCTATTCCTGAGCCGAGCGCACCCTTTAGTATGCCAGTAACCACACGTAATGTAGCCGAAATGTGGCTCACTAACTCGCAGGTTAACTTTTGTGCAAAAGCCTATGCCACAGTCCCCTCTAGCCATCCCGATGCTGCAACACTGGTAGTGCTCGGTGGTTTTTTACGCAACGGTTTTCTTCACAAAACTATTCGTGAGCAAGGCGGCGCCTATGGTGGCGGTGCGTCTCAGGACAGTAATAACGGCGCATTTAGATTCTATTCGTATCGCGATCCACGCATGGAAGAAACCCTTAATGACTTCGATCGTGCTATAGACTGGATGCTGTCAGAAAAACACAGCTCCCAACATTTAGAAGAAGCTATTTTGGGTATCATAAGTTCTATCGATAAATCTGAATCACCGGCAGGAAGGGCAAAGCGTCTATTTCATGCGGATTTACATGGTCGAGGTATTGCCTACCGGCAACAGATGAGAGAACGCATATTAAATACAACTATTTCAGACTTACAACGAGTTGCCGAAACATACCTGCAATCGCAATCCGCTCACACGGTAGTGATTAGTGATTACGCTAACCGCAATAAAGCTGAAAAACTTGGGCTAAGCGTTTTCGACATTTAA
- a CDS encoding nucleoside triphosphate pyrophosphohydrolase family protein, giving the protein MNKDIILNEFGRVAEATGRDFHNSPKHLATTITIESAKLLEHFQWMSELDSELIDDPTVLKAIASDMADLFIYATVLSHKLDMDPWAIVKDKLLINREQYIRGNVDESPEPQTSSAQDDEESTSQHSDWTSVVQRIASSREQLRDSSVRVKKKTGSK; this is encoded by the coding sequence ATGAATAAGGATATAATCCTTAACGAATTTGGACGCGTAGCAGAAGCAACAGGCCGAGATTTCCATAACTCGCCTAAGCATTTGGCGACCACAATTACAATAGAGTCGGCGAAATTATTGGAGCATTTCCAATGGATGTCTGAACTCGATTCTGAACTTATTGATGACCCCACAGTATTAAAAGCCATTGCCAGTGATATGGCTGATTTGTTTATTTATGCAACAGTCCTTAGTCATAAGTTAGATATGGATCCTTGGGCAATTGTAAAAGATAAGCTGTTGATCAATCGCGAACAGTATATACGCGGCAATGTCGATGAAAGCCCAGAACCTCAGACTTCAAGCGCGCAAGACGACGAAGAGAGCACCTCTCAGCATTCGGATTGGACGAGTGTGGTTCAGCGAATTGCGTCTAGTCGTGAGCAGCTACGAGATTCGTCGGTTCGTGTTAAGAAAAAAACTGGGTCGAAGTAA
- a CDS encoding methyltransferase domain-containing protein: protein MPIEVDRNFDGLAKRFRRNVYGSLKGRVRLNVLERDFNEFIPHYKSNSHGKRVLDMAAGEARFSASLAAHGCDLVVNDVSTEMLALAHATIESCASEQGENEEAYKGRVKVIQCPFQQLEATLRAEGQNTTFDLILCHALIEWMAQPETLIPSIPKMLKPGGYLSLTFYNINGLAFKNLLRTNFHKFDIDNFTPFKGSLTPTRPQDPAEVKAQLEQHGFTIVCKSGIRVFHDYILDPQERNRDPVALIAKELAYSRREPFWQMARYIHFLCRYE from the coding sequence ATGCCAATAGAAGTTGATCGAAATTTTGATGGTTTGGCAAAACGATTTCGTCGAAATGTATACGGTTCGCTAAAAGGTCGCGTTCGCCTCAATGTATTGGAACGCGATTTTAACGAATTTATTCCGCACTATAAAAGCAACTCCCATGGTAAGCGTGTTTTAGATATGGCCGCAGGCGAAGCTCGGTTCTCTGCGTCTTTAGCCGCTCATGGGTGCGATCTTGTCGTTAACGATGTGTCCACCGAAATGCTTGCGCTGGCACATGCCACAATAGAATCGTGCGCGAGTGAGCAGGGCGAGAACGAGGAAGCGTATAAAGGTAGAGTTAAGGTTATACAATGCCCGTTTCAGCAGCTTGAAGCGACCTTGCGCGCGGAAGGTCAAAACACAACGTTTGATTTAATATTGTGCCACGCGTTAATCGAATGGATGGCGCAACCTGAAACACTTATCCCCTCCATACCAAAAATGCTTAAGCCTGGCGGTTATCTTTCCCTTACGTTTTACAATATCAATGGCTTAGCGTTTAAAAACTTATTGCGCACGAATTTCCATAAGTTCGATATCGATAACTTCACGCCTTTTAAAGGTAGTTTGACGCCGACACGCCCGCAAGACCCTGCGGAGGTGAAAGCGCAACTAGAGCAGCATGGATTTACGATTGTTTGTAAAAGTGGTATCAGAGTCTTTCATGATTATATTCTAGACCCGCAGGAACGTAACCGAGACCCCGTTGCTTTAATCGCAAAAGAGTTGGCCTATTCTCGTCGAGAACCCTTTTGGCAAATGGCTCGCTACATTCATTTTTTGTGTCGTTATGAGTAA
- the arfB gene encoding alternative ribosome rescue aminoacyl-tRNA hydrolase ArfB: MSNFPLVLSDTIVITEDQVEFSAIRAQGAGGQNVNKVSSAVQLRFSLKQSTLPGGMIHRILNSGDKRINRLGELVIKAQTLRTQERNKADAVERLLELLKKYQHAPTRRIATRPSRSSVRRRLDAKTRRSTVKANRKPVSD; encoded by the coding sequence ATGAGTAATTTCCCGTTAGTGCTGAGTGACACTATTGTCATTACGGAAGATCAAGTCGAATTCTCGGCGATACGTGCTCAAGGTGCGGGCGGGCAAAATGTGAATAAAGTGTCGTCGGCGGTGCAGTTGCGATTTTCGTTAAAGCAATCCACGCTACCTGGGGGGATGATTCATCGTATATTGAATAGCGGAGATAAGCGCATTAATCGCTTGGGTGAACTCGTTATCAAAGCTCAGACGTTGAGAACGCAGGAACGTAACAAAGCGGATGCAGTAGAGCGGCTTCTTGAACTGCTAAAGAAATATCAGCATGCGCCTACGCGTCGCATTGCTACACGGCCGTCGCGATCCTCTGTCCGTCGACGGTTGGATGCAAAAACCCGACGTTCTACTGTAAAGGCTAACCGTAAGCCAGTGTCAGATTAG
- a CDS encoding oxygen-binding di-iron domain-containing protein yields MLTKEIYNGSNHQWFMFGRDPEKPSAIIDTNQYMIRTKKNALLMDPGGIELFSSMLANVVKQVPIQQITHLFASHQDPDIISSLGLWDRALEGATLHSPWIWEGFIRHFGMESIQFKPIPDEGSSLSLDGLKLQFIPAHYLHSSGNFHVYDPVAKILMSGDIGAALEPTDAPIFVENFDDHIKHMSMFHERWMPSNAAKNDWIKRVRELDIELMCPQHGRIFRGEDVQRFLNWFEALEVGSAITKS; encoded by the coding sequence ATGCTTACAAAAGAAATATATAACGGCAGCAATCATCAATGGTTCATGTTTGGGAGAGACCCAGAAAAACCTTCGGCCATCATTGACACCAATCAGTACATGATTCGAACAAAAAAAAATGCACTGCTTATGGATCCAGGAGGAATCGAGCTGTTTTCATCAATGCTCGCCAATGTTGTTAAGCAAGTTCCTATACAACAAATAACCCATTTGTTCGCGTCACATCAAGACCCCGATATAATTTCATCGTTAGGTTTATGGGATAGAGCGCTCGAAGGTGCGACACTGCATTCACCGTGGATATGGGAAGGCTTTATTCGCCATTTTGGTATGGAGTCGATTCAATTTAAACCCATTCCTGATGAGGGCTCTTCTCTTTCACTCGACGGCCTAAAATTGCAGTTTATTCCAGCACATTACCTGCACTCTTCAGGCAACTTTCATGTATACGACCCTGTAGCCAAAATATTAATGAGTGGTGATATTGGCGCAGCCCTTGAACCAACAGACGCGCCAATATTCGTGGAAAACTTTGATGATCACATTAAGCATATGTCAATGTTTCACGAGCGCTGGATGCCCTCAAACGCCGCTAAAAATGATTGGATAAAACGCGTAAGAGAATTGGACATAGAATTAATGTGCCCACAGCACGGGCGAATATTTCGAGGGGAAGACGTACAACGCTTTTTAAATTGGTTCGAGGCACTTGAAGTTGGCTCTGCCATTACGAAAAGCTAA
- a CDS encoding glycoside hydrolase family 27 protein: MPIFTRISRCAWLISSIFIISNTPGAWADKFEQLAMTPPMGWNSWNHFGCNVDEKLIKATADAMAKNGMKAAGYEYVNIDDCWHGERDANGNIQVDAERFPSGMKALADYVHKRGLKLGIYSDAGWTTCAGKPGSRGYEFQDAKTYASWGIDYLKYDWCATDGLKAEGAYQTMSKAIVEAGRPMILSICEWGDNDPWKWAEPLGQLWRTTGDIYACFDCEYDHGTWSSWGVIQILDMQDELRKYAGPGHWNDPDMMEVGNGMTFEEDRAHFSMWAMLAAPLIAGNDLRNMSKETLSILSNDDVIAVDQDALGIQGFKYSEKDGVETWFKPLENGEWAVAMLNRNNHDVKFKFAWRHEKVTDDLTKRSIDFNTEIFNWQDLWDNNNTGTTKEFVKTTIKRHDVLMLKLTPAGEWKR; this comes from the coding sequence ATGCCTATATTTACTCGGATCAGTCGTTGTGCTTGGCTGATATCTTCAATTTTCATTATCTCCAATACACCTGGAGCATGGGCTGATAAATTTGAACAGCTGGCCATGACCCCCCCCATGGGATGGAATAGCTGGAATCACTTTGGCTGTAATGTTGATGAAAAACTCATCAAGGCCACGGCAGATGCGATGGCTAAAAATGGCATGAAAGCCGCCGGTTATGAGTATGTGAATATTGACGATTGTTGGCACGGTGAGCGTGATGCAAATGGCAATATTCAAGTGGACGCTGAGCGTTTTCCTTCGGGTATGAAAGCTTTGGCCGATTACGTGCACAAACGTGGTTTAAAACTGGGCATTTATTCGGACGCAGGTTGGACAACGTGTGCAGGAAAGCCGGGTAGTCGTGGGTACGAATTTCAAGATGCAAAGACTTACGCAAGCTGGGGTATTGATTACTTAAAATACGATTGGTGTGCGACGGATGGGTTGAAGGCTGAAGGCGCCTACCAAACCATGAGTAAAGCCATTGTTGAAGCTGGTCGACCTATGATACTGAGTATTTGTGAGTGGGGAGACAACGATCCTTGGAAGTGGGCCGAACCGTTAGGCCAGCTATGGCGTACAACCGGCGACATCTATGCTTGTTTTGATTGCGAGTACGACCATGGCACATGGTCTTCATGGGGCGTGATACAAATTTTAGATATGCAGGATGAGCTGCGCAAGTACGCGGGCCCAGGCCATTGGAATGACCCCGATATGATGGAAGTTGGCAATGGCATGACCTTCGAGGAAGATCGCGCGCATTTCTCTATGTGGGCGATGTTAGCCGCACCTTTAATCGCGGGTAACGATCTACGCAATATGTCGAAAGAAACCCTATCGATATTGTCGAATGACGATGTGATTGCAGTCGATCAAGACGCGTTGGGTATTCAAGGCTTTAAATATTCAGAAAAAGACGGTGTAGAGACGTGGTTTAAACCACTTGAGAACGGTGAGTGGGCTGTCGCTATGTTAAATCGTAACAATCATGATGTTAAGTTTAAGTTCGCTTGGCGCCATGAAAAAGTTACTGATGATCTAACCAAGCGTAGTATTGATTTTAATACTGAAATCTTTAACTGGCAGGATCTTTGGGATAACAATAATACCGGCACGACTAAAGAGTTTGTAAAGACAACGATTAAGCGTCACGATGTATTGATGCTCAAACTTACCCCTGCAGGAGAATGGAAACGCTAA
- a CDS encoding UbiA prenyltransferase family protein — translation MNNIRDITTDAKANKNTLAVVLGLRRSKQLYTALLWSLFIFHTLAFGVFQSGANLLQALLLTVIPLALVFPFCLKAQIRMATLSGEKLNTLLAFTALIGMIYSLSVSLTILLL, via the coding sequence GTGAATAATATTCGAGACATAACTACCGACGCTAAGGCCAATAAAAATACGCTGGCCGTTGTACTTGGGCTCCGGAGAAGCAAACAACTTTACACCGCGCTCTTATGGAGTTTATTTATATTTCACACACTCGCATTCGGTGTTTTTCAGTCTGGCGCCAATCTACTACAGGCCCTTTTGCTTACTGTTATTCCTTTAGCCCTCGTGTTTCCTTTTTGCCTAAAAGCGCAAATACGTATGGCAACTCTCTCCGGGGAAAAACTTAACACGCTGCTCGCATTCACAGCATTAATCGGAATGATTTATAGTCTTTCTGTGAGCCTCACCATACTCTTGCTGTAA
- the menA gene encoding 1,4-dihydroxy-2-naphthoate octaprenyltransferase: MSNSNTPNTPSAISIFGLAIRPKTLPASLSPVLLGSVLVPSEQLNLLLVLAAFGCALCLQISVNLANDFFDAKNGIDTANRVGPTRVTQSGLASSQQVATGIVVFLVLGITCGLALVAHTGWPLLGIGVLCVLGAVGYSGGPYPIASHALGEAAVLFFFGWVAVIGSYYVHTLTFTWTVFFCRDSLRGNIVGCNASE, encoded by the coding sequence ATGAGCAACAGTAATACCCCGAACACGCCATCTGCCATAAGTATTTTTGGATTGGCCATACGCCCTAAAACATTACCAGCGTCGCTTAGCCCCGTTTTACTCGGTTCGGTATTGGTGCCATCAGAACAGCTAAATTTACTACTTGTACTCGCCGCTTTTGGCTGCGCTTTATGCCTGCAAATTAGTGTTAACCTTGCCAATGATTTTTTTGATGCAAAGAATGGCATCGATACGGCGAATAGAGTTGGCCCCACACGTGTAACGCAATCTGGCCTAGCATCATCTCAACAGGTCGCCACTGGCATTGTTGTTTTTTTAGTACTAGGCATAACCTGCGGCTTAGCGCTCGTTGCTCACACGGGTTGGCCATTATTAGGTATTGGCGTTTTATGTGTGTTGGGCGCGGTGGGCTATAGCGGTGGGCCATACCCTATCGCTTCCCACGCTTTAGGCGAGGCAGCCGTATTGTTTTTTTTCGGGTGGGTGGCGGTAATAGGAAGTTACTATGTTCATACGCTGACATTCACATGGACGGTTTTTTTTTGCCGCGACAGCCTTAGGGGCAATATTGTCGGCTGTAATGCTAGTGAATAA